In a single window of the Elaeis guineensis isolate ETL-2024a chromosome 6, EG11, whole genome shotgun sequence genome:
- the LOC140858741 gene encoding DEAD-box ATP-dependent RNA helicase 36-like, translated as MVDGWPISVQHRCILCILIDDNILGITQTDSEKAVVFTLSILYRFTKDPYGVFALILTSTREFTYQLSEHLQTLSSSLNMQYILIIGRMDMIGQARALQRPHIVVINFEKN; from the coding sequence ATGGTTGATGGTTGGCCCATCTCCGTTCAGCACCGCTGTATCCTTTGCATCCTTATCGACGACAACATCCTTGGCATCACCCAAACTGATAGCGAAAAGGCCGTCGTCTTCACCCTCTCCATCCTCTACCGCTTCACCAAGGATCCCTATGGTGTCTTCGCCCTCATCCTCACTTCCACCCGCGAGTTCACCTACCAACTCTCCGAACACCTTCAGACTCTCAGCTCTTCCCTCAACATGCAATACATCCTTATTATTGGGAGGATGGACATGATTGGCCAGGCACGAGCCTTGCAGCGGCCACACATCGTCGTCATTAACTTCGAAAAAAATTAA